The following are from one region of the Anabas testudineus chromosome 2, fAnaTes1.2, whole genome shotgun sequence genome:
- the map3k15 gene encoding mitogen-activated protein kinase kinase kinase 15 isoform X3: METGQSAQVADMGGEHSAGVCAAERDRDRDRERGEVSSPSPPFKQRSLRVVYVLNDGLKSVMASSPESGALQCLQRACDSESALLTTVTFGRLDFGETSVLDSFYDADIAVVDMSDVFRQPSLFYHLGVRESFDMANNVILYHDTDPDTAQSLKDMVAQKNTASSGNYYFIPYIVTPNHEYMCCESDAQRRASEYMQPSWDNLLGPLCVPLTDRFTSLLKDIHVTSCASFKDTLLNDIRKAREKYQGEELAKELSRIKLRIDNTEVLTQDIVMNLLFSYRDIQDYDAMVKLVQTLEMLPTCDLATQPMIQFHYAFALNRRNSPGDREQALRVMLQVLQSCEHPAPDMFCLCGRIYKDIFLDSDCKDTKNRDNAIQWYRKGFELQPTLYSGINLAVLLIVAGQQFESSIELRKIGVRLNSLLGRKGSLEKMNNYWDVGQFFTVSMLANDIPKATQAAEKLFKLKPPIWYLRSVVQNLQLIQRFKKQTVEHSPQRERLNFWMDIIVEATQGTTNRLRFPVLILEPTKVYQPSYVSINNEAEEKNVSIWHVSPAETKGIHEWNFTAMSIKGISISKFDERCCFLYVHDNSDDFQIYFSTEEQCGRFCSMVKEMISDSTGNAVELEGEGDADTLEYEYDTNETGDRVVLGRGTYGVVYAGRDLSNQVRIAIKEIPERDSRYSQPLHEEIALHKYLKHRNIVQYLGSVSENGYIKIFMEQVPGGSLSALLRSKWGPLKEATIIFYTRQILEGLRYLHENQIVHRDIKGDNVLVNTYSGVLKISDFGTSKRLAGVNPCTETFTGTLQYMAPEIIDKGPRGYGAPADIWSLGCTIIEMATGKPPFHELGEPQAAMFKVGMFKIHPEIPESLSLEAKSFILRCFEPDPHKRAIASDLLRDTFVRQITKGKKSKIAFKPSDNIHNVLLPVQLQCEATGSSSSEHGSVSPDCDSKHDVFFHKKKSSSHDTLLKRPNSNYLSVPDEGLASEDRSAPPSPEDRDSGLFLLKKDSERRAILFKVLNEDQEKVISNLMENHIQGSEELQLSVEHIKQIICILRDFIHSPERRVMAATISKLKLDLDFDSTSINQIQLVLFGFQDSVNKVLRNHHIKPHWMFAMDNIIRRAVQAAITILIPELQTHFGPASECEGAEKEDEVDEEEAEFVPGLASHNDDSGTTADPTHSAVSTLNSVHSQEHQRSHHQLGAQLGRLKQETNRLLEELLQKEKEYQQVLKATLQQRTHDMDLVRVRHRPPDISLPSIFPIPADHEPDKQLIDWLKEQGADADTIEKFVLEEYTLTDILKDVTKDDLRCLRLRGGVLCRIWRAIQRHRERERSDGCSEDDA; this comes from the exons ATGGAAACGGGGCAGAGCGCGCAGGTCGCCGACATGGGAGGGGAGCACTCCGCTGGGGTGTGCGCGGCGGAGCGGGATAGAGACAGGGATCGAGAGAGGGGCGAGGTGTCCAGTCCCAGTCCCCCGTTCAAACAGCGCTCTCTGCGGGTCGTGTACGTCCTGAACGACGGGCTGAAGTCGGTGATGGCCAGCAGCCCGGAGTCCGGAGCGCTGCAGTGTCTGCAGAGAGCCTGCGACTCCGAGAGCGCCCTGCTCACCACCGTCACCTTTGGGAGACTGGACTTCGGAGAAACATCAGTCCTGGATAGTTTCTAcgatgcag ACATCGCAGTTGTGGACATGAGCGATGTGTTTCGGCAACCCTCCTTGTTTTACCACTTGGGCGTGAGGGAGAGCTTCGACATGGCCAACAATGTCATCCTGTACCACGACACCGACCCCGACACTGCCCAGTCACTGAAG GACATGGTGGCGCAGAAAAACACC GCATCCAGTGGTAACTACTACTTCATCCCCTACATAGTTACTCCTAACCATGAGTATATGTGCTGTGAGAGTGATGCCCAGCGCCGGGCCAGTGAGTACATGCAGCCCAGCTGGGACAACCTGCTGGGGCCGCTGTGTGTTCCTCTGACCGACCGCTTCACCAGTCTGTTGAAGGACATTCACGTCACATCATG TGCCTCCTTCAAGGACACCCTGCTCAACGACATCAGGAAGGCCAGGGAGAAGTACCAGGGAGAGGAGCTGGCCAAAGAGCTCTCGCGTATCAAACTCAGAATCGACAACACCGAAGTCCTCACACAGGACATCGTCATGAACCTGCTGTTTTCCTACAGAGACATACAG GACTATGATGCCATGGTGAAGCTGGTGCAAACTCTGGAGATGCTCCCAACGTGTGATCTGGCAACTCAGCCAATGATTCAGTTCCACTACGCCTTTGCTCTCAACAG GAGAAACAGTCCTGGCGACAGAGAGCAGGCTCTCAGGGTGATGCTGCAGGTGTTACAGTCGTGTGAACACCCAGCACCGGACATGTTCTGCCTTTGTGGACGGATATACAAGGACATCTTCCTAGACTCAGACTGCAAAGACACTAAAAACAGGGACAACGCAATACAGTG GTACAGGAAAGGTTTTGAGCTGCAGCCCACTCTCTACTCTGGTATCAACCTGGCTGTCCTCCTCATAGTCGCTGGGCAGCAGTTTGAAAGCTCCATTGAACTGAGGAAAATAg GTGTGAGGTTGAACAGTCTGTTGGGGCGCAAAGGTTCCCTGGAGAAGATGAATAACTACTGGGACGTGGGCCAGTTCTTCACTGTCAGCATGTTGGCCAACGACATCCCTAAAGCTACTCAGGCTGCTGAGAAACTCTTCAAACTCAAGCCTCCCATCTG gtaTTTGCGGTCAGTGGTGCAGAATTTACAGCTGATCCAGAGGTTTAAGAAGCAGACAGTGGAACACTCCCCTCAGAGGGAGAGACTCAACTTCTGGATGGACATTATAGTCGAGGCCACGCAGGGCACCACCAATAGACTGCGATTTCCG GTGTTGATCCTGGAGCCAACTAAAGTGTACCAGCCATCATACGTGTCCATTAACAACGAGGCAGAAGAGAAGAACGTCTCTATCTGGCATGTTTCTCCTGCTGAAACA AAGGGCATCCATGAGTGGAACTTCACTGCAATGTCCATCAAAGGCATTAG TATCAGTAAGTTCGACGAACGTTGCTGCTTCCTCTATGTCCACGATAACTCCGATGACTTCCAGATCTACTTCTCCACCGAGGAGCAGTGCGGTCG GTTCTGCTCCATGGTGAAGGAGATGATATCTGATAGCACAGGAAATGCTGTGGAGCTGGAAGGGGAGGGAGATGCAGATACGCTGGAG TATGAGTACGACACCAACGAGACGGGGGACAGGGTGGTGTTGGGACGCGGCACCTATGGAGTTGTGTATGCTGGACGAGACCTCAGCAACCAGGTCCGAATAGCTATCAAAGAAATCCCTGAAAGAGACAGCAG GTACTCTCAGCCCCTTCATGAAGAGATCGCCCTTCACAAGTACTTGAAGCACAGGAACATTGTTCAGTACTTGGGCTCCGTTTCTGAGAATGGGTACATCAAGATCTTCATGGAACAAGTGCCCGGAG GAAGCCTGTCCGCGCTGCTGCGGTCGAAATGGGGCCCTCTGAAGGAGGCGACAATAATATTTTACACCAGGCAGATCCTGGAGGGGCTCCGATACCTGCACGAAAACCAGATCGTCCACAGAGATATCAAG GGTGATAATGTCTTAGTGAACACCTACAGTGGCGTCTTGAAGATCTCAGACTTTGGTACTTCGAAGCGTTTGGCTGGAGTCAACCCGTGCACAGAAACATTCACCG GCACCCTGCAGTACATGGCACCAGAAATCATTGATAAGGGTCCTCGAGGGTATGGAGCCCCGGCTGATATCTGGTCCCTGGGGTGCACAATCATTGAAATGGCCACTGGGAAACCCCCCTTCCATGAGCTGGGGGAACCACAGGCTGCTATGTTTAAG GTGGGCATGTTCAAGATTCACCCGGAGATCCCTGAGTCTTTGTCACTGGAGGCCAAGTCGTTTATCTTACGCTGCTTTGAGCCAGACCCTCATAAGAGAGCCATCGCCTCCGATCTGCTTAGAGACACCTTTGTCAGGCAAATCACCAAGGGCAAGAAGAGCAAGATCGCCTTCAAACCATCAG ATAACATCCACAATGTTTTGCTGCCCGTGCAGTTGCAGTGCGAGGCCACggggagcagcagcagtgaacacGGCTCTGTGAGCCCAGACTGCGACTCCAAACACGATGTTTTCTTCCATAAGAAGAAAAGCTCCAGTCACGACACCCTTCTCAAGCGCCCCAATTCAAACTACCTgag TGTGCCAGATGAGGGTTTGGCATCGGAAGACCGCAGTGCTCCCCCGTCCCCCGAGGACAGGGATAGCGGCCTGTTCCTGCTgaagaaagacagtgagagacGGGCCATTCTGTTTAAAGTCCTCAATGAAGACCAGGAGAAGGTCATCTCTAACCTGATGGAGAACCACATTCag gGCAGCGAGGAGCTCCAGCTGTCTGTCGAGCACATCAAGCAGATCATCTGCATCCTTCGAGACTTCATCCATTCCCCAGAGCGGCGCGTCATGGCGGCCACCATCTCCAAGCTCAAGCTCGACCTGGACTTCGACTCCACTTCCATTAACCAGATACAGTTGGTGCTCTTTGGTTTCCAGGACTCG GTGAATAAGGTCCTGAGGAATCATCACATTAAACCTCACTGGATGTTTGCTATGGATAACATCATCCGCAGAGCTGTGCAGGCTGCAATCACCATCCTCATACCAG AGCTGCAGACCCATTTTGGCCCAGCGTCGGAGTGTGAGGGCGCCGAGAAAGAGGACGAGGTggatgaggaggaagcagagtTTGTTCCTGGCTTAGCTTCGCACAATGACGATTCTGGGACAACAGCTGATCCCACCCACTCTGCAGTGAGCACGCTCAACTCTGTCCACTCTCAGGAGCATCAGCGCTCACACCATCAGCTGGGAGCTCAGCTGGGACGGCTCAAACAGGAGACCAACAG GCtactggaggagctgctgcagaaggagaaggagtaTCAGCAGGTCCTGAAGgccacactgcagcagagaacACATGACATGGACCTGGTCCGAGTCAGACACAGACCACCGG ACATTTCACTCCCCTCCATCTTCCCCATCCCAGCAGACCATGAGCCGGACAAGCAGCTCATCGACTGGCTGAAAGAGCAGGGGGCAGATGCTGACACCATAGAAAAG TTTGTGCTGGAGGAATACACTCTGACTGACATTCTCAAAGATGTTACCAAAGATGACCTCCGCTGTCTACGTCTACG GGGAGGAGTCCTCTGCCGCATCTGGCGAGCCATCCAGCGacacagagagcgagagaggagcGACGGATGCTCGGAAGACGACGCGTGA
- the map3k15 gene encoding mitogen-activated protein kinase kinase kinase 15 isoform X2, with product METGQSAQVADMGGEHSAGVCAAERDRDRDRERGEVSSPSPPFKQRSLRVVYVLNDGLKSVMASSPESGALQCLQRACDSESALLTTVTFGRLDFGETSVLDSFYDADIAVVDMSDVFRQPSLFYHLGVRESFDMANNVILYHDTDPDTAQSLKASSGNYYFIPYIVTPNHEYMCCESDAQRRASEYMQPSWDNLLGPLCVPLTDRFTSLLKDIHVTSCASFKDTLLNDIRKAREKYQGEELAKELSRIKLRIDNTEVLTQDIVMNLLFSYRDIQDYDAMVKLVQTLEMLPTCDLATQPMIQFHYAFALNRRNSPGDREQALRVMLQVLQSCEHPAPDMFCLCGRIYKDIFLDSDCKDTKNRDNAIQWYRKGFELQPTLYSGINLAVLLIVAGQQFESSIELRKIGVRLNSLLGRKGSLEKMNNYWDVGQFFTVSMLANDIPKATQAAEKLFKLKPPIWYLRSVVQNLQLIQRFKKQTVEHSPQRERLNFWMDIIVEATQGTTNRLRFPVLILEPTKVYQPSYVSINNEAEEKNVSIWHVSPAETKGIHEWNFTAMSIKGISISKFDERCCFLYVHDNSDDFQIYFSTEEQCGRFCSMVKEMISDSTGNAVELEGEGDADTLEYEYDTNETGDRVVLGRGTYGVVYAGRDLSNQVRIAIKEIPERDSRYSQPLHEEIALHKYLKHRNIVQYLGSVSENGYIKIFMEQVPGGSLSALLRSKWGPLKEATIIFYTRQILEGLRYLHENQIVHRDIKGDNVLVNTYSGVLKISDFGTSKRLAGVNPCTETFTGNHCSRLPSTSLSAGTLQYMAPEIIDKGPRGYGAPADIWSLGCTIIEMATGKPPFHELGEPQAAMFKVGMFKIHPEIPESLSLEAKSFILRCFEPDPHKRAIASDLLRDTFVRQITKGKKSKIAFKPSDNIHNVLLPVQLQCEATGSSSSEHGSVSPDCDSKHDVFFHKKKSSSHDTLLKRPNSNYLSVPDEGLASEDRSAPPSPEDRDSGLFLLKKDSERRAILFKVLNEDQEKVISNLMENHIQGSEELQLSVEHIKQIICILRDFIHSPERRVMAATISKLKLDLDFDSTSINQIQLVLFGFQDSVNKVLRNHHIKPHWMFAMDNIIRRAVQAAITILIPELQTHFGPASECEGAEKEDEVDEEEAEFVPGLASHNDDSGTTADPTHSAVSTLNSVHSQEHQRSHHQLGAQLGRLKQETNRLLEELLQKEKEYQQVLKATLQQRTHDMDLVRVRHRPPDISLPSIFPIPADHEPDKQLIDWLKEQGADADTIEKFVLEEYTLTDILKDVTKDDLRCLRLRGGVLCRIWRAIQRHRERERSDGCSEDDA from the exons ATGGAAACGGGGCAGAGCGCGCAGGTCGCCGACATGGGAGGGGAGCACTCCGCTGGGGTGTGCGCGGCGGAGCGGGATAGAGACAGGGATCGAGAGAGGGGCGAGGTGTCCAGTCCCAGTCCCCCGTTCAAACAGCGCTCTCTGCGGGTCGTGTACGTCCTGAACGACGGGCTGAAGTCGGTGATGGCCAGCAGCCCGGAGTCCGGAGCGCTGCAGTGTCTGCAGAGAGCCTGCGACTCCGAGAGCGCCCTGCTCACCACCGTCACCTTTGGGAGACTGGACTTCGGAGAAACATCAGTCCTGGATAGTTTCTAcgatgcag ACATCGCAGTTGTGGACATGAGCGATGTGTTTCGGCAACCCTCCTTGTTTTACCACTTGGGCGTGAGGGAGAGCTTCGACATGGCCAACAATGTCATCCTGTACCACGACACCGACCCCGACACTGCCCAGTCACTGAAG GCATCCAGTGGTAACTACTACTTCATCCCCTACATAGTTACTCCTAACCATGAGTATATGTGCTGTGAGAGTGATGCCCAGCGCCGGGCCAGTGAGTACATGCAGCCCAGCTGGGACAACCTGCTGGGGCCGCTGTGTGTTCCTCTGACCGACCGCTTCACCAGTCTGTTGAAGGACATTCACGTCACATCATG TGCCTCCTTCAAGGACACCCTGCTCAACGACATCAGGAAGGCCAGGGAGAAGTACCAGGGAGAGGAGCTGGCCAAAGAGCTCTCGCGTATCAAACTCAGAATCGACAACACCGAAGTCCTCACACAGGACATCGTCATGAACCTGCTGTTTTCCTACAGAGACATACAG GACTATGATGCCATGGTGAAGCTGGTGCAAACTCTGGAGATGCTCCCAACGTGTGATCTGGCAACTCAGCCAATGATTCAGTTCCACTACGCCTTTGCTCTCAACAG GAGAAACAGTCCTGGCGACAGAGAGCAGGCTCTCAGGGTGATGCTGCAGGTGTTACAGTCGTGTGAACACCCAGCACCGGACATGTTCTGCCTTTGTGGACGGATATACAAGGACATCTTCCTAGACTCAGACTGCAAAGACACTAAAAACAGGGACAACGCAATACAGTG GTACAGGAAAGGTTTTGAGCTGCAGCCCACTCTCTACTCTGGTATCAACCTGGCTGTCCTCCTCATAGTCGCTGGGCAGCAGTTTGAAAGCTCCATTGAACTGAGGAAAATAg GTGTGAGGTTGAACAGTCTGTTGGGGCGCAAAGGTTCCCTGGAGAAGATGAATAACTACTGGGACGTGGGCCAGTTCTTCACTGTCAGCATGTTGGCCAACGACATCCCTAAAGCTACTCAGGCTGCTGAGAAACTCTTCAAACTCAAGCCTCCCATCTG gtaTTTGCGGTCAGTGGTGCAGAATTTACAGCTGATCCAGAGGTTTAAGAAGCAGACAGTGGAACACTCCCCTCAGAGGGAGAGACTCAACTTCTGGATGGACATTATAGTCGAGGCCACGCAGGGCACCACCAATAGACTGCGATTTCCG GTGTTGATCCTGGAGCCAACTAAAGTGTACCAGCCATCATACGTGTCCATTAACAACGAGGCAGAAGAGAAGAACGTCTCTATCTGGCATGTTTCTCCTGCTGAAACA AAGGGCATCCATGAGTGGAACTTCACTGCAATGTCCATCAAAGGCATTAG TATCAGTAAGTTCGACGAACGTTGCTGCTTCCTCTATGTCCACGATAACTCCGATGACTTCCAGATCTACTTCTCCACCGAGGAGCAGTGCGGTCG GTTCTGCTCCATGGTGAAGGAGATGATATCTGATAGCACAGGAAATGCTGTGGAGCTGGAAGGGGAGGGAGATGCAGATACGCTGGAG TATGAGTACGACACCAACGAGACGGGGGACAGGGTGGTGTTGGGACGCGGCACCTATGGAGTTGTGTATGCTGGACGAGACCTCAGCAACCAGGTCCGAATAGCTATCAAAGAAATCCCTGAAAGAGACAGCAG GTACTCTCAGCCCCTTCATGAAGAGATCGCCCTTCACAAGTACTTGAAGCACAGGAACATTGTTCAGTACTTGGGCTCCGTTTCTGAGAATGGGTACATCAAGATCTTCATGGAACAAGTGCCCGGAG GAAGCCTGTCCGCGCTGCTGCGGTCGAAATGGGGCCCTCTGAAGGAGGCGACAATAATATTTTACACCAGGCAGATCCTGGAGGGGCTCCGATACCTGCACGAAAACCAGATCGTCCACAGAGATATCAAG GGTGATAATGTCTTAGTGAACACCTACAGTGGCGTCTTGAAGATCTCAGACTTTGGTACTTCGAAGCGTTTGGCTGGAGTCAACCCGTGCACAGAAACATTCACCG GAAATCATTGCTCTAGGTTACCGTCTACCTCTCTGTCTGCAGGCACCCTGCAGTACATGGCACCAGAAATCATTGATAAGGGTCCTCGAGGGTATGGAGCCCCGGCTGATATCTGGTCCCTGGGGTGCACAATCATTGAAATGGCCACTGGGAAACCCCCCTTCCATGAGCTGGGGGAACCACAGGCTGCTATGTTTAAG GTGGGCATGTTCAAGATTCACCCGGAGATCCCTGAGTCTTTGTCACTGGAGGCCAAGTCGTTTATCTTACGCTGCTTTGAGCCAGACCCTCATAAGAGAGCCATCGCCTCCGATCTGCTTAGAGACACCTTTGTCAGGCAAATCACCAAGGGCAAGAAGAGCAAGATCGCCTTCAAACCATCAG ATAACATCCACAATGTTTTGCTGCCCGTGCAGTTGCAGTGCGAGGCCACggggagcagcagcagtgaacacGGCTCTGTGAGCCCAGACTGCGACTCCAAACACGATGTTTTCTTCCATAAGAAGAAAAGCTCCAGTCACGACACCCTTCTCAAGCGCCCCAATTCAAACTACCTgag TGTGCCAGATGAGGGTTTGGCATCGGAAGACCGCAGTGCTCCCCCGTCCCCCGAGGACAGGGATAGCGGCCTGTTCCTGCTgaagaaagacagtgagagacGGGCCATTCTGTTTAAAGTCCTCAATGAAGACCAGGAGAAGGTCATCTCTAACCTGATGGAGAACCACATTCag gGCAGCGAGGAGCTCCAGCTGTCTGTCGAGCACATCAAGCAGATCATCTGCATCCTTCGAGACTTCATCCATTCCCCAGAGCGGCGCGTCATGGCGGCCACCATCTCCAAGCTCAAGCTCGACCTGGACTTCGACTCCACTTCCATTAACCAGATACAGTTGGTGCTCTTTGGTTTCCAGGACTCG GTGAATAAGGTCCTGAGGAATCATCACATTAAACCTCACTGGATGTTTGCTATGGATAACATCATCCGCAGAGCTGTGCAGGCTGCAATCACCATCCTCATACCAG AGCTGCAGACCCATTTTGGCCCAGCGTCGGAGTGTGAGGGCGCCGAGAAAGAGGACGAGGTggatgaggaggaagcagagtTTGTTCCTGGCTTAGCTTCGCACAATGACGATTCTGGGACAACAGCTGATCCCACCCACTCTGCAGTGAGCACGCTCAACTCTGTCCACTCTCAGGAGCATCAGCGCTCACACCATCAGCTGGGAGCTCAGCTGGGACGGCTCAAACAGGAGACCAACAG GCtactggaggagctgctgcagaaggagaaggagtaTCAGCAGGTCCTGAAGgccacactgcagcagagaacACATGACATGGACCTGGTCCGAGTCAGACACAGACCACCGG ACATTTCACTCCCCTCCATCTTCCCCATCCCAGCAGACCATGAGCCGGACAAGCAGCTCATCGACTGGCTGAAAGAGCAGGGGGCAGATGCTGACACCATAGAAAAG TTTGTGCTGGAGGAATACACTCTGACTGACATTCTCAAAGATGTTACCAAAGATGACCTCCGCTGTCTACGTCTACG GGGAGGAGTCCTCTGCCGCATCTGGCGAGCCATCCAGCGacacagagagcgagagaggagcGACGGATGCTCGGAAGACGACGCGTGA